The sequence CTGTGGCGAGGTAAAAAAGCCTGAGACAATCAATTACCGGACTTTTAAGCCGGAGAAGGATGGGCTATTCTGCGCCAAGATATTTGGTCCTGTAAAGGATTATGAATGCATCTGTGGAAAATATAAGAGGATGAAACACAGAGGCATTATTTGTGAAAAATGCGGGGTAGAAGTCATTCAGTCAAAGGTGAGAAGAGAAAGAATGGGACATATAAAACTCGCATGTCCTGTTGCGCATATCTGGTTTTTGAAAAGCATGCCGAGTAAGATTGGGACCTTGCTTGAGCTAACGATAAAGGAAGTTGAAAGAGTTTTGTATTTTGAGATGTATATTGTTATCGAACCCGGTTCATCTCCGTATGAATTTTGTGAATTGATGAATGAGGAGAAATATATAGAGGCTAAAGGAAAGTATGGCGATACATTTGTAGGTGGGATAGGCGCTGAGGCAATGCGGGAATGCTTGAAGAAGATAGATATAGAGGAACTTACAAAAACACTCAGGATTGAGATGCGTGATACAGCAAGCGAGGCAAAAAAGAAGAAGCTTGCGAGAAGGCTTAAGGTGGTGGATGCTTTCAGGGTTTCAAAAGTGAAACCTGAATGGATGATACTTGATATTGTCCCTGTGCTTCCACCTGAACTTCGCCCCCTTGTTCCTCTTGATGGTGGAAGATTTGCAACTTCTGATCTGAATGACCTTTACAGAAGGGTGATAAACAGAAATAACAGACTGAAAAGATTGATGGAATTGAATGCTCCAGAAATTATTATACGGAACGAAAAAAGAATGCTCCAAGAAGCAGTGGATGCTCTTTTTGATAATTCAAAACGCGGACGTGTTGTCACAGGGGCAAGCAAGAGACCTCTTAAGTCTTTGAGTGATATGCTCCGTGGTAAACAGGGAAGATTTCGTCAGAACCTTCTTGGAAAACGTGTAGACTACTCCGGCAGGTCTGTTATTGTTGTAGGCCCTCATTTAAGACTTCACCAGTGCGGTCTCCCGAAATCCATGGCTCTGGAGCTTTTCAAGCCCTTTGTATATAATAAATTGATAAAGAAAGGGTTTGCTACAACAATTAAGAACGCAAAAAAGATTGTTGAAAAAGAAAGACCCGAGGTCTGGGATGTACTCGAAGAGGCGATAAAAGAACACCCTGTGCTCTTGAACAGGGCTCCAACATTACACCGGCTTGGAATTCAAGCCTTTGAACCGCAGCTTATTGATGGAAAAGCCATCCAATTGCATCCTCTTGTATGCACAGCCTATAATGCTGATTTTGACGGAGACCAGATGGCGGTTCACGTCCCGCTTTCAATTGAGGCGCAGACTGAGGCGCGGGTACTCATGATGTCAACAAACAACATCCTTTCACCTGCAAACGGGAAGCCTATTATTGTTCCCACGCAGGACATCGTCCTTGGTCTTTACTATCTGACAATCGAAAGAAAGTATGTAAAAGGTGAAGGAAAAATATTTGCCGATCCCGAAGAGGTGAACATTGCCTATGATTGCGGGGAAATGGATTTACACGCACGGATAAAGGTGAGACTGGATGGAGGGCAGCTTGTTGATACAACCGTCGGCAGGGTTATTCTGAGAGATGTTGTTGAAAATGCCTTGATGGAACTGAATGCAGATCAGCGAACGTTGATTATGAACGAAATGTTTGAACTGATCAACAAGGTTATGGACAAAAAAACAATAGCCCAGCTTGTTGATAAATGTTACCGGGTAGCCGGGGAGAAAGGCACGGTAATCCTTTCCGATAGATTGAAAGATCTGGGTTTTTATTTTGCAACAATAGGCGGTATTTCTATCTCGATAGACGATATGATTGTTCCAGCCAACAAACAGGAGCTTATTGAAAAGGCATATGATGAGGTACGCATTGTTCAGAAGCAGTATGCTGAAGGATTGATTACCGATGGTGAGCGATATAATAAGGTTATCGATATATGGGCAGATGTAACCGAAAAAATTGCAGATGAGCTTATGAGGGAACTTGGCACTGAAGAGATTATCAATCCTGAAGGAAAGGTAGAATATCAGAACAGTCTTAACCCAATATTTATTATGGCAAATTCCGGTGCAAGAGGTAATGCTCAGCAGATCAGACAGCTCGCGGGTATGAGGGGCCTTATGGCAACACCTTCCGGCGAGATTATTGAAACACCGATTACGAGTAATTTTAGAGAAGGATTAACAGTTCAACAGTACTTTATATCCACCCATGGCGCACGTAAAGGTCTGGCTGATACCGCCCTCAAGACAGCGAACTCAGGTTATCTAACCAGGAGGCTTGTTGAT is a genomic window of Pseudomonadota bacterium containing:
- the rpoC gene encoding DNA-directed RNA polymerase subunit beta', encoding MEDYFKVFEKQKDPLGYAAMRLSLASPEIIEKWSCGEVKKPETINYRTFKPEKDGLFCAKIFGPVKDYECICGKYKRMKHRGIICEKCGVEVIQSKVRRERMGHIKLACPVAHIWFLKSMPSKIGTLLELTIKEVERVLYFEMYIVIEPGSSPYEFCELMNEEKYIEAKGKYGDTFVGGIGAEAMRECLKKIDIEELTKTLRIEMRDTASEAKKKKLARRLKVVDAFRVSKVKPEWMILDIVPVLPPELRPLVPLDGGRFATSDLNDLYRRVINRNNRLKRLMELNAPEIIIRNEKRMLQEAVDALFDNSKRGRVVTGASKRPLKSLSDMLRGKQGRFRQNLLGKRVDYSGRSVIVVGPHLRLHQCGLPKSMALELFKPFVYNKLIKKGFATTIKNAKKIVEKERPEVWDVLEEAIKEHPVLLNRAPTLHRLGIQAFEPQLIDGKAIQLHPLVCTAYNADFDGDQMAVHVPLSIEAQTEARVLMMSTNNILSPANGKPIIVPTQDIVLGLYYLTIERKYVKGEGKIFADPEEVNIAYDCGEMDLHARIKVRLDGGQLVDTTVGRVILRDVVENALMELNADQRTLIMNEMFELINKVMDKKTIAQLVDKCYRVAGEKGTVILSDRLKDLGFYFATIGGISISIDDMIVPANKQELIEKAYDEVRIVQKQYAEGLITDGERYNKVIDIWADVTEKIADELMRELGTEEIINPEGKVEYQNSLNPIFIMANSGARGNAQQIRQLAGMRGLMATPSGEIIETPITSNFREGLTVQQYFISTHGARKGLADTALKTANSGYLTRRLVDASQDVVVSEHDCGTFDGIEVGSLIEGGEVIERLDTRVLGRVVLEDLKDPDGEIIVKRNEEIREEHLKKIEEASFEKIKIRSALTCRSKRGICVLCYGRDLARGRLVSIGEAVGIVAAQSIGEPGTQLTMRTFHIGGAASRRIEQSTLEARNDGYVKLLNVKVVNNREGVPVVMNRNGEIAIVDEAGRERERYAVIYGARLVFGSAEGSPKPVSNSAEGKGQYIKEGQILAEWDPYTIPILSEVSGKIKFGDIIEGVTMQESKDEMTGLSYRVVMEPRDQDLRPRISIKDDKGKTINIPASTSPARYILPIGAHIIVNEGDEIHAGDVVSKIPRETTKTKDITGGLPRVAELFEARRPKENATVTEVNGFVSFGKTTKGKREIFVKPERGEPIKYTIPRGKHIVVHEGDYVKAGEPLMDGPVSPHDVLRILGIKALARYLVDEIQEVYQLQGVKINDKHIEIIVRQMLKRVRIRDVGDTNFIIDEPVEWWVFEEENGRVLEAGGKPAKAEPLFLGITKASLITDSFISAASFQDTTKVLTQAAIEGRVDYLRGLKENVIMGRVIPAGTGYSRYKNYDMTVLEKLDEDVEKLPEAEVS